From a region of the Babesia bovis T2Bo chromosome 1, whole genome shotgun sequence genome:
- a CDS encoding variant erythrocyte surface antigen-1 alpha subunit translates to MVCLVGALFMLELLWWECICGLAAAVTDLLQSVQLEYHGYEGEGADTSKGATQEQVKERLNGLFSLVQGLVGTAVVRTYIDQLAQVLSALVGWSKIEKCTGSDGSGCGGTGGDSKPHGQESCEYLNEVTANDPCDKCGCMKWDVPKADDLDKGHHLGRGCQRCKDSGDSAHRCSCTGGGSGSSTCTAESCQCYKKGKCCKCCCKGCDGCKKECRCDGYKSAYPKTTVSWIEGGHTITWKQLKDTTFDNTGDGTPSNKRLQCARIFLGSVCLIWSGITYMYWTGKWAQSSPRWNNHILDGSGLDDGTLSQWLQALGFPREMLNNAGPGNRLDAVIWDGLMGKLFLGFLEPSGLNKNGEVNDTNGNTARSPFGMNYPGFVHTAHRDSFNTDQATVFRNGTGSSTAGQISETNQHKNGAIFKLYILSCAYFTGLQNKAPPKADNKAPRTIREILYWLSALPYSTAYPKILKHGKHRLTEVLKKPDGSDSSTDNDQKQLKFHQTGRTAPITVDEYNLFAHFQAVTQYCPLVLIGIQGGLHSTKGTDSPAIHSLYANTECRFTYPTVPIQAYNQVVHYIRALFYQLYFLRKQCAVKVTCGGKWRECRYGDGVVSKGVISWMCLGCDPMEHDRKCRVGKVKEELDGVMKKVKILEWKKKEGIEKAKALLVAIGDVVVQLGNAQEALEGKKKEAITKVKGKLEEARTGLDTAVQKVKNGLMGDLKELEEAKAKLDALTNGGGALHTLVNSGNGSLHQVTSEPEEWKKNYSSAKDNISEVIHKVREVLEALKKGIPEAIDKVIDGLKQKDVYWTTREILQWAAKQFIQAIEQLLSICNSPKCPPCNDHINKCGKQPQSKICDKCHQQYDDGKPSPLQAFLEDRLPGFSCDNTKELLDKQEAEKAQNKGKDTSHASDLDYPLAASHLEHCGGSGQCCPLPMGFRNSFMSTTTGVPSLPPTGARLYGILYFFSNENMMQSCVYTLVRVTAALSATTPQVLGDVFGFFRGGVGNPVQKVGDSGKNCDHQNDPKTSTDPNSYYCGWCASGLREEVKKIEWIPKGDDSDKGGKYRGSVGEALIAIKGEKSGSTISQPATQDTTSLSTLTKDSEYLSPLTGELYTAVSATFGGTYLSWVLYLSDALHSGLESLASEFQQIECRGCRGCDPNKCKKGSHGGTDSAQCNCSSIVSCTGVLPVLYRHGFSYGNPFNLEGYHQKDGKTDGQYDITNTKSTKKCHQFLESLSAVIKKKEKAEKATTHPLTELLKQVGQLQYDIRFPWIFVLTVAWLVAVLYLAFGAIWPLDWTHMRSHWLRGGAHQWQCMWYKVMTGRKGMELVEYFGRK, encoded by the exons ATGGTCTGTTTGGTGGGGGCACTATTTATGTTGGAGTTACTCTGGTGGG aatgtatatgtggcctggcggcggcagtgactgacctactgcagtcagtacaactggagtaccatg GTTATGAGGGTGAAGGCGCTGACACCAGCAAAGGCGCCACCCAAGAGCAAGTCAAGGAACGCCTCAATGGACTATTCTCCCTGGTCCAGGGACTAGttggtactgcagtggtccggacatatatagaccagctggctcaggtactcagtgcactcgttgggtggagtaagatagagaaGTGCACTGGCAGTGATGGCAGTGGCTGTGGTGGCACTGGTGGCGATAGCAAACCGCACGGCCAAGAGAGCTGTGAGTATCTAAATGAGGTGACAGCGAACGATCCGTGCGACAAGTGTGgatgtatgaaatgggacGTGCCCAAGGCGGATGATCTCGATAAAGGACACCACCTGGGCAGGGGGTGTCAGAGGTGTAAGGATAGTGGTGATAGTGCTCATAGGTGTAGCtgtactggtggtggtagtggcagCAGCACCTGTACTGCTGAGAGCTGCCAGTGCTATAAAAAgggcaaatgctgcaagtgttgttgtaagggTTGTGATGGGTGTAAGAAGGAGTGTAGGTGTGATGGCTATAAATCAGCTTACCCCAAAACGACAGTCAGCTGGATTGAGGGAGGACATACAATTACATGGAAACAACTAAAAGATACTACGTTTGATAACACTGGTGACGGAACTCCATCCAATAAAAGATTGCAATGTGCCCGGATattcctagggtcagtatgtctcatttggagtggcattacttatatgtattggactggTAAGTGGGCCCAGAGTAGTCCCCGTTGGAACAACCATATCCtggatggtagtggtctagatgatggtaccctatcccaatggttaCAAGCCCTAGGGTTCCCTAGggaaatgttgaataacgctggtcctggaaataggttggatgctgttatatgggatgggttgATGGGAAAACTGTTTCTTGGATTCCTGGAGCCTAGTGGCCTAAATAAAAATGGTGAAGTTAATGACACCAATGGTAATACAGCGAGAAGTCCTTTCGGTATGAACTATCCTggttttgtacatactgcacatagggattcattcaacactGATCAAGCTACTGTGTTCAGGAATGGCACTGGATCAAGTACTGCTGGCCAAATCAGTGAAACTAACCAGCATAAAAACGGTGCCATtttcaagctctatattctatcatgtgctTACTTTACAGGGTTACAGAACAAAGCTCCGCCGAAGGCGGACAATAAAGCTCCCCGTACTATCCGGGaaatcctctactggctaagtgcattgccatatagtaCGGCATACCCAAAGATACTGAAGCATGGTAAGCATAGACTAACCGAGGTACTCAAAAAACCCGATGGGAGTGACTCTAGTACTGACAATGACCAGAAACAACTGAAGTTTCACCAGACAGGCCGCACAGCACCCATTACcgttgatgaatacaacctgtttgcccacttccaagcagtgacccagtactgcccactggtcctcataggtatccagggtggattacacagtactaaaggcactgactCTCCAGCCATTCATTCCCTCTATGCCAACACTGAATGCCGATTCACATATCCCACTGTGCCCAttcaagcatacaaccaggtggtccactacattagggctctgttctaccaactctatttccttaggaagcaatgtgcagtgaaaGTTACTTGtggaggcaaatggcgtgagtgtaggtatggggATGGAGTAGTCTCCAAGGGGGTaatcagctggatgtgcctggggtgtgaccccatggagcatgataggaaatgtAGGGTGGGGAAGGTAAAGGAGGAGTTGGATGGGGTAATGAAGAAGGTAAAGATATTGGAatggaagaagaaggaggGGATCGAGAAGGCCAAAGCATTACTCGTGGCCATAGGGGATGtggtggtacaattgggtaatgcccaggaggcattggaagggaagaagaaggaggCGATCACTAAGGTGAAGGGGAAACTGGAGGAGGCTAGGACGGGACTAGATACGGCGGTGCAGAAGGTGAAGAATGGGCTAATGGGGGATTTGAAGGAACTAGAGGAGGCTAAGGCGAAACTAGATGCACTGACGAATGGTGGTGGAGCACTACATACACTAGTGAATAGTGGTAATGGGTCATTACATCAGGTAACGAGTGAACCGGAAGAGTGGAAGAAGAACTACAGCAGTGCTAAGGACAATATAAGTGAGGTTATCCATAAGGTACGGGAGGTATTGGAGGCATTGAAGAAGGGAATACCTGAGGCGATAGATAAGGTAATTGACGGGCTGAAACAGAAGGATGTATATTGGACGACACGTGAAATATTGCAGTGGGCCGCTAAACAATTTATTCAAGCCATCGAACAGCTCCTCTCCATCTgcaactctcccaagtgcccaCCCTGTAATGACCACATAAACAAGTGTGGCAAACAGCCACAGTCCAAGATCTGTGACAAATGCCATCAGCAGTACGATGACGGTAAaccctcccccctccaggcattcctcgaggatcgGTTAccaggttttagttgtgataaTACCAAGGAACTACTGGATAAACAAGAGGCAGAAAAGGCTCAGAATAAAGGAAAAGATACATCTCATGCGTCGGATCTAGACTACCCACttgctgcatcccacttagAACACTGTGGTGGCTCTGGTCAGTGCTGCccactgccaatgggttttagaaaTTCATTCATGAGTACTACGACAGGAGTCCCATCACTACCACCTACTGGTGCCAGGCTCTACGGAATCCtatacttctttagtaacgagaacatgatgcagtcgtgtgtttatacactagtgagggtcacagcagctctcagtgctacgacaccacaggtattgggtgatgttttcgggttctttaggggtggtgtaggaaatCCAGTACAGAAAGTCGGAGACTCAGGCAAGAACTGCGATCACCAGAATGACCCCAAAACGTCGACGGACCCAAATAGTTACTattgcggctggtgtgcctctgggttaaggGAAgaggtaaagaagatagagtggataccaaagggGGATGACAGTGATAAAGGAGGGAAGTATAGAGGAAGTGTAGGAGAAGCACTGATAGCGATTAAGGGAGAGAAAAGTGGTAGTACCATTTCACAGCCAGCTACACAAGACACTACTTCCCTCTCGACCCTGACCAAGGATTCTGAGTACCTttcccccctaaccggtgaactctataccgcagtgagtgccacattcggtggaacatacctctcatgggtactatatctatcagatgcacttcattcaggactagagtcactgGCTAGTGAgttccaacagattgaatgccggggtTGTAGAGGctgtgaccccaataagtgcaagaagggaagtCATGGTGGGACGGATAGTGCACAATGTAACTGCTCttcaatcgtatcatgtaccggaGTCCTGCCAGTACtctatagacatggcttcagctacggtaacccattcaatctggaggggtaccaccAGAAGGATGGGAAAACGGATGGCCAGTATGACATCACAAATACAAAGAGTACTAAGAAGTGTCATCAATTCTTAGAGAGTctcagtgcagtgatcaagaagaaggagaaAGCGGAGAAGGCCACCACCCATCCACTGACAGAGCTCCTAAAGCAGGTCggccagctccaatacgacatacggttcccctggatctttgtgctCACggtagcctggctagtagcagtactctacctggcctttggtgccatatggccactggactggactcatatgaggtcacactggttacggggtggagcacaccagtggcaatgtatgtggtataaggtgatgacggggaggaagggaatggaattggtggagtattttggtagaaaatAG
- a CDS encoding variant erythrocyte surface antigen-1 — MKWDVPKADDLDKGHHLGRGCQRCKDSGDSAHRCSCTGGGSGSSTCTAESCQCYKKGKCCKCCCKGCDGCKKECRCDGYKSAYPKTTVSWIEGGHTITWKQLKDTTFDNTGDGTPSNKRLQCARIFLGSVCLIWSGITYMYWTGKWAQSSPRWNNHILDGSGLDDGTLSQWLQALGFPRVMLNNSGPGNRLDAIIWNGLSDKLLLGFAKPSGATGYDTEGNTARNPFAMNYAGLVHTIHRDSFNNDGAIVFKNDGSSTTDTNIHKRGALFKLYILSCAYFTGLQKPNSTALSSTASTTRTPRTIREILYWLSALPYSTAYKQLLEHGKKELEKVLKKPGETESTASNEQKQLKFHQTGRNHPITVDEYNLFAHFQAVTQYCPLVLIGIQGGLHSTNNTGPAIHSLYANTECSFTYPTVSIQAYNQVVHYIRALFYQLYFLRKQCAVKVALGGKWRECRYGQGVESKGVISWMCLGCNPMEHDRKSRVEKVNGELGKVVPQGGTKDLPKALKDVLEAIGNVVIQLGNAQEALEGKKTEAIEGVIKTLGKAKEGLEGAVKKGGLKDKLDEAKDGQTSQALRKAKEALDALTKGDSGALHTLVSDGTGSLQQIATASKEYDKDYSSAKNKISEAIKAVRDALEGLLLLKDASTRLDGHKEALLDATSKLNDICNSPKCNNCGKHSKCGKEGNPTMCTQCGNMTTTGVPSPLQAFLEDRLPGFSCDNTMDELEKQEADKAQKDKNKVLPASELVYPSAASHLDHCNGSGQCCPFPMGFRNNFQKGSTGDMTGARLYGILYFFSNGDMMQSCVYTLVRVTAALSATTPQVLGDVFGFFRGGIGEKERGETKSGEKSKECTHSGDPSQKGDNDYFCGWCASGLRDEVQKIEWIPNGGDKDKGGKYMDKVGKALRDIKGSDSTATTTAYSSTATANTSLSRLTENCQYLSPLTGELYTAVSATFGRTYLSWVLYLSDALEGGLRSLSDAFKQIECRGCKGNCDPNKCKRGSHGQGSGLCGCQSIVSCTGVLPVLYRHGFSYGNPFNLEGYEQRDGKTDGQYDIEDKKNPRQCHEFLSSLGAVIKTESTTQKDQAHPLSNLLSQVGKLQYDIRLPWIFVLTLAWLMAVLYLAFGAIWPLDWTHMRSHWLRGGEHQWQCMWYKVMTGRKGRVVLEGMEYFGRR; from the coding sequence atgaaatgggacGTGCCCAAGGCGGATGATCTCGATAAAGGACACCACCTGGGCAGGGGGTGTCAGAGGTGTAAGGATAGTGGTGATAGTGCTCATAGGTGTAGCtgtactggtggtggtagtggcagCAGCACCTGTACTGCTGAGAGCTGCCAGTGCTATAAAAAgggcaaatgctgcaagtgttgttgtaagggTTGTGATGGGTGTAAGAAGGAGTGTAGGTGTGATGGCTATAAATCAGCTTACCCCAAAACGACAGTCAGCTGGATTGAGGGAGGACATACAATTACATGGAAACAACTAAAAGATACTACGTTTGATAACACTGGTGACGGAACTCCATCCAATAAAAGATTGCAATGTGCCCGGATattcctagggtcagtatgtctcatttggagtggcattacttatatgtattggactggTAAGTGGGCCCAGAGTAGTCCCCGTTGGAACAACCATATCCtggatggtagtggtctcgatgatggtaccctgtcccaatggctacaggccttAGGGTTCCCTAGGGTGATGCTTAATAACAGTGGTCCTGGTAATAGGTTGGATGCCATTATATGGAATGGACTTAGTGATAAGCTGCTTCTAGGGTTTGCTAAGCCTAGTGGCGCCACTGGCTATGACACTGAGGGTAATACAGCCAGAAATCCATTCGCTATGAACTATGCCGGTTTGGTACATACTAtacatagggattcattcaacaatGATGGTGCTATTGTGTTTAAAAATGACGGctctagtactactgaCACTAACATCCACAAACGTGGTGCcctcttcaagctctacattctatcatgtgcctattttacAGGGTTACAGAAGCCTAACTCTACAGCACTGTCCAGtactgccagtaccacTAGGACTCCTAGGACAATTCGGgagatcctctactggctaagtgcacTGCCCTATAGTACGGCATATAAGCAGTTACTGGAACATGGTAAGAAGGAACTCGAAAAGGTACTCAAGAAACCCGGAGAGACTGAATCTACTGCCAGCAATGAACAGAAACAACTTAAGTTTCACCAAACAGGCCGTAATCATCCCATtacagttgatgaatacaacctgtttgcccacttccaagcagtgacccagtattgcccactggtcctcataggtatccaaggAGGATTACACAGTACCAACAACACTGGTCCTGCCATCCACTCCCTGTATGCTAACACGGAGTGTTCATTCACATATCCCACTGtatccatccaagcatacaaccaggtggtccactacattagggctctattctatcaactctatttccttaggaaacaATGTGCAGTGAAGGTTGCTCTAggaggcaaatggcgtgagtgtaggtatggccAGGGGGTAGAgtccaagggggtaattagctggatgtgcctggggtgtaaccccatggaacatgataggaaaagTAGGGTGGAGAAGGTAAATGGGGAGTTGGGGAAAGTAGTGCCCCAGGGGGGCACAAAGGATCTTCCAAAGGCCCTGAAGGATGTGCTAGAGGCTATAGGTAATGTAGTGATACAATTaggtaatgcccaggaagcattggaagggaagaagaCGGAGGCTATAGAGGGGGTGATAAAGACACTAGGGAAGGCTAAGGAGGGACTAGAGGGGGCGGTGAAGAAGGGTGGGCTGAAGGATAAACTAGATGAGGCTAAGGACGGTCAGACATCACAGGCACTACGCAAGGCTAAGGAGGCACTAGATGCACTGACGAAGGGTGATAGTGGAGCACTacatacactagtgagTGATGGAACTGGGTCATTACAGCAAATAGCAACTGCTTCAAAGGAGTACGACAAAGACTATAGTAGTGCTAAGAACAAGATAAGTGAGGCTATCAAAGCAGTACGTGATGCATTGGAGGGATTACTGCTATTAAAGGATGCATCGACAAGGCTCGACGGACACAAAGAGGCACTGTTAGATGCCACAAGCAAACTCAATGACATATgcaactctcccaagtgcaATAACTGCGGCAAACACTCCAAGTGTGGTAAAGAGGGCAATCCCACCATGTGTACTCAATGTGGCAATatgactaccactggtgttccatcacccctccaggcattcctggaAGACAGGTTGCCGGGGTTTAGTTGTGATAATACCATGGACGAGCTGGAAAAGCAAGAGGCAGATAAGGCTCAAAAGGACAAAAACAAGGTGCTTCCTGCGTCTGAGCTAGTATATCCCTCTGCAGCATCCCACCTAGACCACTGTAATGGTTCCGGtcagtgctgcccattTCCTATGGGTTTTAGAAATAACTTCCAGAAGGGCAGCACCGGTGATATGACTGGTGcacgcctttatggcatcctctacttcttcagtaacggtgacatgatgcagtcttgtgtctatacactggtGAGGGTAacagcagcactcagtgccacaacaccacaggtactgggtgatgtattcgggttctttaggggaGGTATTGGAGAGAAGGAAAGGGGAGAGACTAAGAGTGGAGAGAAGAGCAAGGAATGCACTCACTCAGGCGATCCGTCTCAGAAAGGAGACAATgactacttttgcggctggtgtgcctctgggttaaggGATGAAGTACAAAAAATTGAGTGGATACCCAATGGTGGTGACAAGGATAAAGGAGGGAAGTACATGGACAAAGTCGGTAAAGCGCTAAGAGATATTAAGGGCAGTGAcagcactgctactacCACTGCATATTCCAGCACTGCTACTGCCAATACCTCCCTCTCAAGACTCACTgagaactgccagtacctctcccccctaacaGGTGAACTGTATacagcagtgagtgccaccttcGGTAGAACATAtctctcatgggtactgtatctatcagatgcacttgaaggTGGATTACGTTCACTGTCTGACGCATTCAagcagattgaatgccggggctgtaagggaaactgtgaccccaataagtgcaagagGGGAAGCCACGGACAAGGTAGCGGTCTGTGTGggtgccaatcaatcgtatcatgtaccggggtactaccggtgttgtacaggCATGGGTTtagctacggtaacccattcaatctggaggggtacgAACAGAGGGATGGGAAGACAGATGGGCAGTATGACATTGAGGACAAGAAGAATCCTAGGCAGTGTCATGAGTTCTTAAGCAGTcttggtgcagtgatcaagaCAGAGAGTACCACTCAGAAGGATCAGGCCCACCCCCTAAGCAACCTCCTCTCAcaggtcggcaagctccaatacgacatacggctcccctggatctttgttcttacgttagcctggctaatggcggtactctaccttgcctttggtgccatatggccattggactggacacatatgaggtctcattggttacggggtggagaacaccagtggcaatgtatgtggtataaggtgatgacagGGAGGAAGGGAAGAGTAGTGCTAGAGGGgatggagtattttggtaggaggtag